The proteins below are encoded in one region of Peptoniphilus sp. GNH:
- a CDS encoding nitroreductase family protein yields MFYDLACKRRSYRDFTDEEVSLEDLNKIMEAGLLAPTGKNAKSVELVLVRDKNQLKALSTFKEAGACFLEKSKAAIVVLSKKDAPTYFQDASLAAIFIQLACEDMGLGSCWANTYKAKYKDDRDCKDFIRELLEIPSDFHVECVIGLGHKKEELKAKAADRKKIHYDKF; encoded by the coding sequence ATGTTTTATGATTTAGCTTGTAAGAGAAGATCTTATAGGGACTTCACAGATGAGGAAGTTTCTCTTGAGGACCTAAATAAAATTATGGAAGCGGGCCTTTTGGCTCCGACTGGCAAAAATGCAAAAAGTGTCGAGCTTGTTCTAGTTAGAGATAAAAATCAGTTAAAGGCTCTTTCGACTTTTAAAGAAGCCGGAGCTTGCTTTTTAGAAAAATCAAAGGCAGCCATAGTGGTCTTATCTAAAAAAGATGCCCCCACCTATTTCCAAGATGCCTCGCTTGCAGCTATCTTTATCCAGCTAGCTTGCGAAGATATGGGGCTGGGTTCCTGCTGGGCCAACACCTACAAGGCCAAGTATAAGGATGATAGGGATTGTAAAGATTTCATAAGGGAGCTTTTGGAGATACCATCAGATTTTCATGTGGAATGTGTCATCGGTCTTGGTCACAAAAAAGAAGAACTAAAAGCAAAAGCAGCAGACCGCAAAAAAATTCACTACGACAAATTTTAA
- the tsaE gene encoding tRNA (adenosine(37)-N6)-threonylcarbamoyltransferase complex ATPase subunit type 1 TsaE, protein MQFIMNNLDEFNDFGIFLSSLLKENDVLVLTGDLGAGKTTLSQSIGKGLGICDYISSPTFTILNEYESGRLPLYHFDAYRITEDDFLFMDFEDYFYRNGVCLVEWGEIIKNLLPKNSLELLIKVDDGKRIVEFFGGERKDEIEKVIINEGSWT, encoded by the coding sequence ATGCAATTTATTATGAACAATTTAGATGAGTTTAATGACTTTGGAATATTCTTATCCAGTCTTCTAAAAGAAAATGATGTGCTGGTCTTGACTGGTGATTTGGGTGCTGGCAAGACTACCCTTTCCCAATCAATAGGCAAGGGGCTTGGCATTTGTGACTACATTTCTTCTCCGACTTTTACAATCTTAAATGAATATGAGTCTGGAAGGCTTCCCCTCTATCACTTTGATGCTTATAGAATCACCGAAGATGACTTTCTCTTTATGGATTTTGAAGATTATTTTTATAGAAATGGAGTCTGCCTTGTGGAATGGGGCGAGATTATCAAAAATCTCTTGCCCAAAAACAGCCTGGAGCTTCTCATAAAGGTAGATGATGGCAAGAGGATAGTCGAATTTTTTGGTGGCGAAAGAAAGGATGAAATTGAAAAGGTGATTATAAATGAAGGTTCTTGGACTTGA
- the tsaB gene encoding tRNA (adenosine(37)-N6)-threonylcarbamoyltransferase complex dimerization subunit type 1 TsaB: protein MKVLGLDTSTKICSLALIEDGDLLGEISLGGYNYASEKLVDLIGYLLNGLALKLDDIDLISVGVGPGSFTGIRIAVTVAKTLAQVKKIPIVATSSLKSLCFNSSFEGYICACVDARRQRVYRGIYKLKEKEITLVKDDELINISDLKDEILSLKEPCLLVSPDLCAIKDSLADLKSELVFAKFLNSKIRGSSIALAGFYNFNETGAQDLSEILPRYLNLSQAQREYLKKHGN, encoded by the coding sequence ATGAAGGTTCTTGGACTTGATACTTCAACTAAAATTTGCTCCTTGGCTCTTATTGAAGATGGAGATCTTTTGGGCGAGATAAGCTTGGGAGGTTATAATTATGCCTCTGAAAAATTGGTAGACCTCATCGGATACCTTTTAAATGGGCTTGCTCTTAAACTTGATGATATAGACCTTATAAGCGTGGGAGTGGGACCGGGTTCTTTTACTGGCATAAGGATAGCTGTCACAGTCGCTAAAACTCTTGCTCAAGTTAAAAAAATCCCAATAGTTGCAACTTCTTCTCTCAAGTCTTTGTGCTTTAATAGCTCATTTGAAGGCTATATATGCGCCTGTGTAGATGCTAGAAGGCAAAGAGTTTACAGGGGCATCTACAAACTAAAAGAAAAGGAAATAACTCTTGTAAAAGACGATGAACTAATAAATATAAGCGACTTAAAAGATGAGATTTTATCGCTTAAAGAGCCCTGCCTTTTAGTATCGCCAGATCTTTGTGCTATAAAAGATTCCCTAGCTGATTTAAAGTCTGAACTTGTTTTTGCCAAATTTTTAAATTCTAAAATAAGGGGATCCTCAATAGCTCTTGCCGGTTTTTATAATTTTAATGAAACTGGAGCGCAAGACTTGTCGGAAATCCTCCCCCGCTACTTAAATCTCTCTCAAGCTCAAAGAGAATATTTAAAAAAACATGGAAATTAA
- the rimI gene encoding ribosomal protein S18-alanine N-acetyltransferase, which translates to MEIKKATLDDAISIYRLELECFESPWSYENVQSELENPISSYYLALYGDMVIGYMGFQSIFSEAFITNVAIKKDFRSLGYGKRLMEYFIDVCKKENIARASLEVKTTNKPALSLYSKLGFEIEGKRNDYYGIGKDAYIMWKDI; encoded by the coding sequence ATGGAAATTAAAAAGGCAACTTTAGACGATGCCATCTCCATCTATCGCTTGGAGCTTGAATGTTTCGAGAGTCCTTGGTCTTATGAAAATGTGCAATCCGAACTCGAAAATCCCATATCTTCTTATTATCTCGCCCTCTATGGCGATATGGTGATAGGATATATGGGCTTTCAAAGTATTTTTTCCGAGGCCTTTATAACTAATGTGGCAATCAAAAAAGATTTTCGCTCTTTGGGCTATGGCAAAAGGCTTATGGAGTATTTTATAGATGTCTGCAAGAAGGAAAATATTGCCAGAGCGAGTTTGGAAGTAAAAACTACTAATAAACCGGCTCTTTCACTTTATAGCAAGCTGGGATTTGAAATAGAAGGCAAGAGAAATGATTATTATGGTATAGGCAAGGATGCCTATATAATGTGGAAAGATATATGA
- the tsaD gene encoding tRNA (adenosine(37)-N6)-threonylcarbamoyltransferase complex transferase subunit TsaD: MIVMGVESSCDECSVALVEDGRKVLSNVIATQIETHKKYGGVVPEIASRMHVEVINDVIQRALDEASLNFSDVDLIGGTMGPGLVGALLVGLSAAKTLAFSLDKPFVGVNHVIGHTCANYIAHPDLEPPFVGLIVSGGHTYLIDVKSHIDFDLMGRTKDDAAGEAFDKVARVLGIGYPGGPIVDALAKKGKSCIDFPRAMLNENNYDFSFSGIKTAVINYIHKLEQNKEAVNVEDVCRSFQDCVVEILTEKTLRLAKEKNSDKIVISGGVAANQGLRDRFEALGKDNNIKIFYPSKILCTDNAAMIASCAYYTYKKYGPSKNVRAIPNLGL; encoded by the coding sequence ATGATTGTAATGGGAGTTGAGTCTTCCTGCGACGAATGCAGCGTTGCCCTAGTCGAAGACGGAAGAAAAGTGCTTTCAAATGTAATTGCAACACAAATTGAAACTCACAAAAAATATGGAGGTGTAGTCCCAGAAATTGCATCTCGTATGCATGTGGAAGTCATAAATGATGTCATACAAAGAGCTCTTGATGAGGCTTCTTTAAATTTTTCGGATGTAGATTTAATAGGAGGCACTATGGGCCCCGGCCTAGTAGGCGCTCTTTTAGTTGGGCTTTCTGCTGCCAAGACCCTGGCTTTTTCTTTAGACAAACCCTTTGTCGGAGTCAACCACGTCATAGGCCACACTTGTGCAAATTATATTGCTCATCCTGACTTGGAGCCTCCCTTTGTGGGGCTTATAGTATCAGGAGGTCATACCTATCTAATAGATGTGAAAAGTCATATAGATTTTGACCTGATGGGAAGGACTAAAGACGATGCAGCCGGAGAAGCCTTTGACAAGGTTGCCAGAGTTTTGGGCATTGGCTATCCAGGAGGGCCTATTGTTGATGCGCTTGCAAAAAAGGGTAAATCCTGCATAGACTTTCCCCGTGCCATGCTAAATGAAAACAACTACGACTTTTCTTTTTCTGGCATCAAGACAGCTGTGATAAACTACATCCACAAGCTGGAACAAAATAAGGAAGCTGTAAATGTGGAAGATGTTTGCAGATCCTTCCAAGACTGTGTGGTGGAGATACTTACAGAAAAAACTCTGCGCCTTGCAAAAGAAAAAAATTCAGATAAAATTGTAATTTCTGGTGGCGTTGCAGCCAATCAAGGTCTAAGGGACAGATTCGAGGCCTTGGGCAAGGATAATAATATTAAAATTTTTTATCCTAGCAAAATTTTGTGTACGGATAATGCAGCCATGATTGCCTCTTGTGCCTATTACACCTATAAAAAATACGGCCCATCAAAAAATGTAAGAGCCATACCTAATTTAGGTCTTTAA
- a CDS encoding DUF3783 domain-containing protein encodes MLKKLLTYGFKIEQRYEKLKKICKKNDVELVDIDKSDLNEKVGFLVGLPGFSEGENKIPIENMDTEYLLFAGFSPDDLNKFLNDLRDEAVLVAHKSVLTENSKNWTMGYLISHVMDEHKLMMVWERYRKLVLMGEEVLKVKQNERLKLCIDHGKNLLKNREPAFEDLVKGYNNLFECLEKLGKEE; translated from the coding sequence ATGCTGAAGAAATTATTGACATACGGATTTAAGATAGAGCAAAGATACGAAAAACTCAAAAAAATTTGCAAAAAAAATGACGTGGAGCTTGTAGATATAGACAAGAGCGACCTGAATGAAAAGGTTGGATTTTTGGTTGGTCTGCCAGGATTTTCTGAAGGGGAAAACAAGATCCCAATAGAAAATATGGACACAGAGTATTTGCTTTTTGCAGGTTTTTCGCCAGATGATCTCAACAAATTTTTAAACGATTTAAGAGATGAGGCAGTTTTAGTCGCTCACAAGTCGGTCTTGACAGAAAACTCAAAAAATTGGACTATGGGTTATTTGATTTCTCATGTCATGGATGAGCACAAGTTGATGATGGTTTGGGAGAGATACAGAAAGCTTGTCCTTATGGGAGAAGAAGTTTTGAAGGTAAAACAAAATGAAAGATTAAAACTCTGCATAGACCATGGCAAAAATTTGCTCAAAAATAGAGAGCCGGCATTTGAAGATTTGGTAAAGGGCTATAACAATCTTTTTGAGTGTTTGGAAAAGCTGGGTAAGGAAGAATGA
- a CDS encoding DMT family transporter has product MEIFDKKRYKLGIIMTLLGAINWGLSGTLGQFLLQVDEVNPAWISSIRLTCAGIILIIFSLFKQKKKSFDIFKNKKDVLVLLFFAVFGLMATQLTYLKTIFYTNAATATVLQYTGAVMVVFYVCIVEKRLPSLGESLAIFLAMLGTFVLTTHFNIHNLVISKEGLIWGLVSALCLMTYTILPSKIISKYGPEPVTGFGMLIGGIILTLSARTYAMSYSGDIYFYLALAGMVIMGTALAFYLFLSGVNLVGPLTGSLLATIEPVASVFFSAVLLGHKTGLIDMSGIGIILLAVICLSLAGNKK; this is encoded by the coding sequence ATGGAAATTTTTGATAAAAAACGATATAAGTTGGGCATAATCATGACCCTCTTAGGTGCTATAAATTGGGGACTTTCGGGGACTCTGGGGCAATTTCTTCTCCAAGTAGACGAGGTAAATCCAGCCTGGATTTCAAGCATAAGACTTACCTGTGCTGGAATTATTCTAATAATTTTTTCTCTTTTTAAGCAAAAAAAGAAGTCTTTTGACATTTTTAAAAACAAAAAGGACGTTCTCGTCCTCTTATTTTTTGCCGTCTTTGGCTTGATGGCAACACAACTTACCTACTTAAAAACAATTTTTTACACCAATGCTGCTACGGCAACAGTCCTGCAATATACCGGAGCAGTCATGGTCGTTTTTTACGTATGTATAGTTGAAAAAAGATTGCCCAGCCTTGGAGAAAGTCTGGCGATTTTTCTTGCCATGCTTGGCACATTTGTGCTGACCACCCACTTCAATATCCACAACTTGGTGATTTCTAAAGAAGGTCTGATTTGGGGACTAGTATCTGCTCTTTGCCTTATGACCTACACAATATTACCAAGCAAAATAATTTCAAAATACGGACCCGAACCAGTCACAGGATTTGGCATGCTTATAGGAGGCATTATCCTAACTCTATCTGCTAGAACCTATGCCATGTCTTATAGCGGCGATATTTATTTTTATCTAGCCCTTGCCGGCATGGTTATAATGGGTACTGCCCTCGCCTTTTACCTCTTCCTTAGCGGAGTCAATCTCGTTGGCCCTCTTACTGGTTCTCTTTTGGCTACTATTGAGCCTGTTGCCTCTGTATTTTTCTCAGCTGTCCTCTTAGGCCACAAGACTGGTCTTATAGACATGAGTGGAATAGGTATAATTCTTTTGGCAGTTATCTGCCTTTCTCTTGCTGGAAATAAAAAATAA
- a CDS encoding YitT family protein has product MTDKDINAEGKFLKRIDRQVARRTVFRKLMALIVGDFVSSVALVFFLRAHHMLSGGVNGISIILDYVTGIPVGLLILLLNLPLIVLGLIYLKKEFMFYTIISIFLYSFYVSMFTKLMPKGFMVTNDILLAAIFGGVLSGLGSGINFRNGTSTGGFDIVAAIMKKKLNISIGNVLLTCNFFIVSTSAFIFSLDKALYTILSMAVTYSLVDRIQLGVGKQKQIFIISNQYEKIAEIIQFKLDRGITYIDGEGAWSGDAVKIIYCVASSYQVVKIRQYVKELDPRAFMAVSDTAEIQGKGFKNTEI; this is encoded by the coding sequence ATGACAGACAAAGATATAAATGCAGAGGGAAAATTTTTAAAAAGAATTGACAGGCAAGTTGCAAGAAGAACGGTCTTTAGAAAGTTAATGGCACTTATTGTAGGAGATTTTGTTTCTTCTGTCGCCTTGGTGTTTTTTTTAAGAGCCCACCATATGCTTTCAGGAGGAGTAAATGGCATTTCGATAATCTTGGACTATGTGACAGGGATCCCTGTTGGTCTTTTGATTTTACTCTTGAATCTGCCACTTATAGTGCTGGGGCTTATTTATCTTAAAAAAGAATTTATGTTTTATACGATTATTTCCATATTTCTTTATTCTTTTTATGTGAGCATGTTTACAAAACTTATGCCAAAGGGCTTTATGGTGACAAATGACATCCTTCTTGCTGCAATATTTGGAGGAGTTTTGAGTGGACTTGGCTCTGGCATAAATTTTAGAAATGGAACATCCACAGGCGGCTTTGACATAGTTGCCGCCATTATGAAAAAAAAGCTAAACATAAGCATAGGAAATGTGCTTTTAACTTGCAACTTCTTTATAGTTTCCACATCGGCCTTTATCTTTTCTCTGGACAAGGCCTTATATACAATTTTATCCATGGCTGTTACTTATAGTCTGGTTGATAGAATCCAGCTTGGAGTCGGCAAGCAAAAGCAGATATTTATAATATCCAATCAGTACGAAAAAATTGCTGAAATAATCCAGTTTAAATTGGATAGGGGCATCACCTATATAGATGGAGAAGGCGCTTGGTCAGGAGATGCGGTCAAGATAATTTATTGCGTAGCTTCTTCTTATCAAGTTGTAAAGATTCGCCAATATGTAAAAGAATTAGACCCTAGGGCCTTTATGGCTGTTTCTGACACTGCAGAAATTCAGGGTAAGGGCTTTAAAAATACAGAAATATAA